GACATTGTTATTGCGttactatttttatactgtACATACACCTgcgctattaaaaaataaatattttgcgaaGACTTCAAATCAgcgtattatttgaataatttactcAGCATTTCCTTCATAATTCATAGTACACTTTACTGAAACtgtatcatatatatttaagttaaccTTAAACCATTACTATTATATCTACATAGTTCATCAATagaaaaattcttgttttatCATTAGATATCAGAGTACTTGAAATTATCAGATACCAAAACGATTAGAAATTATCAGAAGGTTTGTCATTGCATCAGAAATTATTTCTGtcaaaaaaacattatatatcCAATTATGATCATCACTTTCCTTTTTACAgactttttttagattaattaatatctgTTTAGATTAATATCCGTGCAATTTTTACTaacgttaaataatttatgaaaactCTAGATATCATTGATATCCTGAATGGTTTATCTATATGACGACGGCGAACAGATGTTTATCAAGAgactataaaaagaaaacataaatcGGCATTCTATTAATGTTACACAAATCACTTCAAAGATGATTGTTTCACTGGCATTCGCGTTGTGTACGTACAGAATCAATTACTTCGTATTTCGTAATCAAGTATTAAtggggaaaaaaaattattcctatgtttgagaaagaaaaatgtattttttaaattcgtaGTTCACTATTTGTGAAAGTGATGTCCTTGAATCCCcgtagacaaaaaaattattctgcatAAATTTGTGACGTATTTAATTCATCACTAGTTTGAAGAAATGGTTTATTGtgttttaaacaattgtaaaaaataagattttgttaaataattgtaaatcaaTGGTTTAACTTTACAGTGTTTCCCTCTTTATTGATGTCTATGGTGACGAATCATAATTATACGATTTTTGTCGACGATGGTGGAACACCACACCTGATCGACATGAATGAACCTAAATTCACGCAGACAGAACTCGAGGAGTTAGCTAAATCCGCTGAAAAAACTACCTTCTATTTGTACACTCGGTAATGTACTCGAGATACATTAACGTAACGTAACGAAAAATATCGTTTCTAAATCAATCTCTTCCTCTTTAGAAGTAATCCCGTAATTGGACAGGAGCTGGTCATCGACGATATAGAcagtgtaaaaaaaagtttttggaaTCCTGATCATCCCACTCGACTGGTCACGCATGGATGGAAAGGAAATAGCGGACAACCCGCTTGCACTCAGATTCGAGACGGTATAGAATTAttgatttcaattatttttggatCATCTGCACTTTGTTTAGAtccttaatttttattctctccCTATCTCACttgtctttaaattttttaacttttatttctcaaatttaatattctttgatTTCCTGGATCCTTGAAACAAATTGTTATCCCTTTCTTcttatgtttaattttctttaaaaagttttctacaaattctcaaatttaatttaaatatctaatcTTCTGAATTTCGTTAGCATGAATTATTTTAGTGCCTCAGCGATTAATTTCCGTTCTATTAATATCACACGTCAATTTCCTCAGCTTATCTCAACGTTGGCGATTATAATATCATCCTGATCGACTGGCGGGAAGTAGCCAAACACATATATTTGAAGGCCGTGAGAAATATGCCATTAGTGTCACAACGCGTGGCCCTTCTGATAGACTTCTTAGAAAACAATGCAGATCTCGATCCTAACAGAACCACGGTAATCGGATTCTCCTTGGGAGCACATGTCGCTGGTCTTAGCGCTCGTTTCGCGACTAGCGAGATCGGCGAAGTAGTCGGTAAATTCagcaaaaacttttaattattagaaaactAGTTTGAACTAAAGTCAAAGCGAATTCCCGGTTTACAGCTTTAGATCCCGCGGGACCTTTTTTCGAATCAAAAAAACCAGGAGAAAGAACGGACAAGTCTGACGCGATTTACGTACAAGCGATTTACGTACAAGTGATACACACTTGTACGAAGGCTCTGGGTATAAAATTGGCAATCGGCACTTCTGATTTTTATGCCAATGGCGGCGGAGAGCAACCAGGATGTGATCCGATCAGATGGATCGGTAAAAGACGCTTCCTATTATTAATTCACGTCGCTTGTTGATCAGTAGTTAATAAACTTATCCCACAATTTGCAGGTGATAGCAAAGCGAGTTGTTCGCACTCGAGAGCTTACCAATATTATGTCGAATCCATCACAAATCCTACAGGTTTTCGCGTTGATAATGTGTTTATGGGAGGACCATCCCTCGATTTGAAGTGAGTACAAAGTCATCTTATTCCGTAACGTGAACATTTCTTTTTCGACACAGCGACACGTCTTATAAGTTAGCGAAACAAAGTGAGCaatcaattaaaactatttttgttttatttattgctcATTTTATTCCGTTAACTTATAAGACATCACAGTGATATCCATTTTCCATTCGCGTAAATTTACAAGTTTGCCGAGACATTAAATAATTCGTTTGTTGTTTGTGTTATTTTCAGCGCAAAAGGCGTTTATACTCTGAAAACAGCCAACCAACCACCATTTGCCCTGGGATAACAATTAACATTATTGTTGTAcgatattaagaaataaattttttttatttcaaattttctgCATGTTATTTGAATAATCGACTCTCTCTAGTTCTTAGCTCTTATCAGAGCATAGCAAACCTTCAACGTATTACTGTGGTGTgcgctttttacaatttacatagaTATATACATGACCTACAGTTTAAACGCTGGTTCCGAACGATTCTATTGGTATAGATCCTCCGTCCTAATTTAGAACGATTCTATTGGTATAGATATTCTCGGTGGTTTGCCATTGCCTCCCGAGAGATAACGTTcgaataaaatcagatgtttctGATCAGTAGAATTTGAATCGGAATCTTCGGCAGACGCATGACTCTACGCCACGATCGCTACATAATAATCGTTTCCTAACATTTCCTTCAcaattcataatatatttcactACActgtacttacaattagttgaaTTAAATCATTACTATCATATCAAGattgtcaataaaaaaatgttgattttatcATGTATGCCATTAGAACAAGATATCGGAACACTTGAAATTATCGAACGaaagttttgtttttcactAATGTTATATCAAAAGTGATTTAAAGGGAAAAGATTATATAACCAATCCGATAATAATCATTAATcacttttttacaaatttttttaattaacttgcaTTTAAACTTAATTGACGTCTATAATTTATGAAGATTATCGGTATGATTGATATTATCAACGACTTATCGATCACACCACTAAATAGATATATCTTTCAATAGACTATAAAAGAAAACGTAACCTGTACTTTAATGTAGGATAAAAATTACTTCAAAGATGATTGTTTCACCAGCATTAGCGTTATGTACGTAAAGAGTTACTTCAAATTTCGCAATTAAGTATTTGTGCATATATAAATCTGTGACGTGTTTAATTCCATTTTGGATAAATAAGTTAAACTAACGGATGCCTTTTATTTACAGTGTTTCCCTCTTTACTAGCATCCATTGCGACGAATCTTAATTATACGGTTTTCGTCGACGACCATGGAACACCACATCTGATCGATACCAACGAACCTAAATTCACGCAAGCAAAGCTCGAAGAATTCGACAAATCCGCAGAAAAAACTACCTTCTATTTGTACACTCGGTAAATATATCCGAGGTACATGATGCaatattgtaattgtaaaaaatatcgtTTCTAGATCAATCTCTTTTTCTTTAGAAAGAACCCCGTAATTGGACAGCAGCTTTTCATCGATGATATAGATAGTGTAAAGAAGAGTTTTTGGAATCCTGATCATCCCACTCGACTGTTCACTCATGGATGGCATGGAAATTGCGAGGCAGGAGGTTGCAACTCGATACGAGACGGTGaaccattattaattttaactgcTTTTGAAttcttgtttttgtttttattttctctttttttctctttttctcgtcTTTAAGTTTTTGAACTTTTATTTCTCATATTTGATATTCTTTGATTTCCTCTGATTAGATCGTCAAAACAAATTGTTATTCCTTTCTTTATgcttaattttctttaaaatatttgctattaatttttaaaaatacttaaatccTTAATTTAGATATCTGATCTCCTGAATTAAATTagcacaaattattttaatgtctcAAGTCCTGGtaaataatttccattttattaatatcactCCATTAATTTCTTCAGCTTTCCTTAACGTTAGTGATTACAATGTCATCCTGATCGACTGGAGAGAAGTAGCCAACGGTTTTTATTGGGACTCTGTAAAAGGTGTGCCATTCGTATCACAACGCGTAGCCCTTTTGATAGACtttttagaaaagaatgcaGATCTCGATCCTAATAAGACGATGGTAATTGGAGTCTCCTTGGGCGCACATGTCGCCGGTCTCGGTGCTCGTTTCGCAACTAGCAAGATCGGCGAAGTAATCGGTAAGTCCAGTGAAAATCTTTTCAATTCTTTAGTTAATAATATCATGatccaagatttaaaaaaacgattttttccG
This genomic window from Solenopsis invicta isolate M01_SB chromosome 13, UNIL_Sinv_3.0, whole genome shotgun sequence contains:
- the LOC105199575 gene encoding pancreatic triacylglycerol lipase, with amino-acid sequence MIVSLAFALLFPSLLMSMVTNHNYTIFVDDGGTPHLIDMNEPKFTQTELEELAKSAEKTTFYLYTRSNPVIGQELVIDDIDSVKKSFWNPDHPTRLVTHGWKGNSGQPACTQIRDAYLNVGDYNIILIDWREVAKHIYLKAVRNMPLVSQRVALLIDFLENNADLDPNRTTVIGFSLGAHVAGLSARFATSEIGEVVALDPAGPFFESKKPGERTDKSDAIYVQAIYVQVIHTCTKALGIKLAIGTSDFYANGGGEQPGCDPIRWIGDSKASCSHSRAYQYYVESITNPTGFRVDNVFMGGPSLDLNAKGVYTLKTANQPPFALG
- the LOC105199576 gene encoding pancreatic triacylglycerol lipase, which encodes MIVSPALALLFPSLLASIATNLNYTVFVDDHGTPHLIDTNEPKFTQAKLEEFDKSAEKTTFYLYTRKNPVIGQQLFIDDIDSVKKSFWNPDHPTRLFTHGWHGNCEAGGCNSIRDAFLNVSDYNVILIDWREVANGFYWDSVKGVPFVSQRVALLIDFLEKNADLDPNKTMVIGVSLGAHVAGLGARFATSKIGEVIVLDPAKPAFESAGPGKRVDKSDAINVQVIHTCTKFIGIKSTIGTSDFYPNGGEEQPGCGPIRWIGDTEAMGCAHVRAYYYYLESITNPTGFRAGNVFMGGPSIDPNANGTYVLQTASEPPFALG